DNA from Thermococcus argininiproducens:
CATTGGCACCATCGCTAGGCTTTGACATTGCATTCATCATCACGAACTTCATTTGGGTTGGTATTGTAGTGTATACCCTAAAGTATCCCAGTATAGGGAAGGCGGTTCTAGCAATATTTAATGGAATTTCCATGACGCTTGCTGTATATTTCACCGGAGCATTGCCTCCAGTAGACGTTGGGCCCTATGCTGCTACTTTCGTCGCAGCTTTCTGGACAATAGTGGCAGGATATTTTGGGGCATTTCTAGGATGGTTCAACGTTACAATAACCTTCCCACAGACTGTAGA
Protein-coding regions in this window:
- a CDS encoding DUF1097 family protein, giving the protein MAVVKQRIPLWIATPITVAVATPFATRLGTWGLPVWISFIVWAEYFVFGANVEALKMIGYGFLYGCIMTAFWLASSLALAPSLGFDIAFIITNFIWVGIVVYTLKYPSIGKAVLAIFNGISMTLAVYFTGALPPVDVGPYAATFVAAFWTIVAGYFGAFLGWFNVTITFPQTVEE